The proteins below are encoded in one region of Brassica napus cultivar Da-Ae chromosome A6, Da-Ae, whole genome shotgun sequence:
- the LOC106346706 gene encoding CASP-like protein 2A1 isoform X1, whose amino-acid sequence MEKIDDHLKPSHSVSAGAATEKWEEVSTGIRTAETMLRLAPVGLCVAALVIMLKDSQTNEYGEVSYSNLTAFRYLVHANGICAGYSLLSAAIAAMPGSSSTMPRVWTFFCLDQILTYVVLAAGAVSTEVLYLAYKGDDAITWSDACSSFGSFCHKATASVIITFVVVCFYVVLSLISSYKLFTRFDPPATVDSNKNVEVAVFGS is encoded by the exons ATGGAGAAGATTGATGATCATCTCAAGCCTAGCCACAGTGTTTCCGCTGGTGCTGCGACAGAGAAGTGGGAGGAGGTTAGTACTGGTATCCGAACCGCCGAGACAATGCTCCGGTTAGCTCCGGTGGGTCTTTGTGTTGCGGCGCTTGTTATCATGCTTAAAGACTCTCAGACTAATGAGTACGGCGAAGTTTCTTACTCCAACCTCACAGCGTTCAG GTACTTGGTGCACGCAAATGGAATATGTGCAGGCTACTCTCTTCTCTCAGCAGCCATTGCAGCCATGCCTGGTTCTTCTTCCACTATGCCTCGTGTTTGGACCTTCTTCTGTCTCGACCAG ATTCTGACCTACGTGGTTCTTGCTGCTGGAGCTGTGTCTACTGAAGTTCTGTACTTAGCCTACAAAGGAGACGATGCCATTACGTGGAGCGATGCGTGCAGTTCATTTGGCAGTTTCTGCCATAAAGCCACTGCTTCTGTTATAATCACATTCGTTGTGGTTTGCTTTTATGTCGTTCTCTCTCTTATCTCCTCTTATAAGCTCTTTACTCGCTTTGATCCTCCAGCCACCGTTGACTCCAACAAAAACGTCGAAGTTGCTGTCTTTGGAAGTTGA
- the LOC106346708 gene encoding glutathione S-transferase U25-like, giving the protein MADEVILLDYWPSAFGMRTRIALEEKNIKFEHREQDLFNKSQILLEMNPVHKKIPVLIHNGKPVCESLIQVEYIDETWPGGNSLLPSDPYQRAQAKFWGDFIDKKVSGPTWVLWGGKGEEQEAGKKEFIEVLKTLETELGDKAYFGGETFGYVDIALIGFYCWFDAYEKFANFSIEAECPKVIAWAKRCLKRESVAKSLPDPDKITKYVPELKKRLGME; this is encoded by the exons ATGGCAGACGAAGTGATTCTTCTGGATTACTGGCCGAGTGCGTTCGGGATGAGGACGAGGATTGCTCTTGAGGAGAAAAACATCAAATTTGAGCACAGAGAACAAGATCTATTCAACAAAAGCCAGATTCTCCTCGAGATGAACCCGGTTCATAAGAAAATCCCGGTTCTCATCCACAATGGTAAACCGGTTTGTGAATCTCTCATCCAGGTCGAGTACATCGACGAGACTTGGCCAGGGGGAAACTCACTCCTTCCCTCTGATCCTTACCAAAGAGCTCAGGCCAAGTTTTGGGGAGACTTCATTGACAAGAAG GTGTCTGGTCCGACGTGGGTTCTCTGGGGAGGGAAAGGCGAGGAGCAAGAAGCGGGGAAGAAGGAGTTCATCGAGGTGCTGAAGACGCTAGAGACCGAGCTTGGAGACAAGGCTTACTTTGGAGGCGAAACGTTCGGTTATGTTGATATAGCCTTGATCGGGTTCTACTGCTGGTTTGACGCATATGAGAAATTTGCGAACTTCAGCATCGAAGCGGAGTGTCCAAAGGTGATTGCTTGGGCTAAAAGGTGTCTGAAAAGAGAGAGTGTGGCTAAGTCTCTTCCTGATCCAGACAAGATCACTAAGTACGTTCCTGAGCTTAAGAAAAGACTTGGTATGGAATAG
- the LOC106346715 gene encoding E3 ubiquitin-protein ligase DA2L: MGNNLGKKRQVVDERYTKPQQGLLYMNKDVDFKKVKKLILDSKLAPCYPGAEETTCHDLEECPICYLYYPSLNRSRCCLKSICTECFLRMKNPSSSQPTQCPYCKTSNYAVEYRGGKTKEEKSIEQIEEQRVIEAKIRIRQKEVEEDEERMQKRLESPSSRTSEVTADTEYGSAAEEDEETVSSQDSCLTSHPRVSRDGEFDYDLEDIMVMEAIWLSVQEPGSQMNNSPEEDHNVGPLMPLSSSSSPSGGLACAIAVLAERQQMVGESSSNQNVSISSHNMGPGMCNSSHYNAMEQDSNHYRQATGISDTMRSDLTDDSGREVSREVTWQ, encoded by the exons ATGGGTAATAATCTGGGAAAGAAGAGACAAGTTGTGGACGAAAGATACACAAAGCCACAGCAAGGTTTATTATACATGAACAAAGATGTCGACTTCAAAAAGGTTAAGAAACTCATCTTAGACTCTAAGCTCGCTCCTTGCTATCCTGGTGCTGAAGAAACCACTTGTCACGATCTCGAAGAATGTCCCATTTGCTATCTG TACTATCCCAGCCTCAATAGGTCAAGATGTTGTTTGAAAAGCATTTGTACag AGTGTTTTCTGCGGATGAAGAATCCTAGTTCATCTCAACCTACTCA ATGTCCGTATTGCAAAACATCAAACTATGCTGTTGAGTACCGTGGAGGGAAGACTAAAGAGGAGAAGAGCATTGAACAGATT GAAGAGCAGCGAGTTATAGAAGCCAAAATAAGGATTAGGCAGAAGGAAgtcgaagaagatgaagaaagaaTGCAGAAACGTCTGGAATCACCTTCTTCTAGGACAAGTGAAGTGACAGCTGATACTGAATATGGTTCTGCTGCAG AGGAGGATGAGGAAACTGTTTCATCTCAAGACTCATGTCTTACATCACACCCTCGGGTTAGCAG GGATGGTGAGTTTGACTATGATCTTGAGGATATAATGGTGATGGAAGCAATATGGCTCTCGGTTCAG GAACCTGGAAGTCAGATGAATAACTCTCCTGAAGAAGATCATAATGTAGGACCATTGATGCCGTTGTCTTCATCATCTTCCCCATCTGGTGGGCTAGCTTGTGCAATCGCTGTTCTTGCTGAACGCCAGCAAATGGTTGGCGAATCTTCCTCCAATCAAAACGTTAGCATTTCATCACACAACATGGGTCCGGGCATGTGCAACAGCAGTCATTACAATGCCATGGAACAAGATAGTAACCATTACCGTCAAGCAACAGGAATCAGCGATACAATGAGATCTGATTTGACTGACGATAGTGGCAGAGAGGTTTCCAGGGAAGTTACATGGCAATAG
- the LOC106351342 gene encoding glutathione S-transferase U26-like yields the protein MADEVILLDYWPSMFGMGTTKIALAEKGVAYEYKETDPRAKTSSLIETNPIHKKIPVLIHKGKQICEPLIQLEYIDEVWSDTYPILPSDPYQKAQARFWGAFIDKKFYDPSWKVWGTTGEEQVTAKKELLEHFKTLETELGDKTYYGGDVFGFVDIALMGYYSWFKAIEKFGEFSIEAEFPKLTQWTKRCLERESVVMSIADSDKIVEYAYVLRRKLRAE from the exons ATGGCCGACGAAGTGATTCTTCTTGATTATTGGCCAAGCATGTTCGGGATGGGGACGACGAAGATAGCTTTGGCTGAGAAAGGAGTGGCGTATGAGTACAAGGAGACAGACCCTAGGGCGAAGACATCTTCGCTCATCGAGACGAATCCAATTCACAAGAAGATTCCGGTTCTCATCCACAAAGGTAAACAGATCTGTGAACCTCTTATCCAGCTCGAGTACATCGACGAGGTTTGGTCCGATACATATCCTATCCTCCCTTCTGATCCTTACCAGAAAGCTCAAGCTAGATTCTGGGGTGCTTTCATCGACAAAAAG TTTTACGACCCATCATGGAAAGTATGGGGAACAACGGGGGAAGAACAAGTTACAGCCAAAAAAGAATTGCTTGAACATTTCAAGACACTTGAAACGGAGCTTGGAGACAAAACTTACTATGGTGGGGATGTCTTCGGATTCGTAGACATTGCACTGATGGGATATTACAGCTGGTTCAAAGCCATTGAGAAGTTTGGTGAGTTCAGTATCGAAGCAGAGTTCCCAAAATTGACTCAGTGGACCAAGAGgtgtttagagagagagagcgtggTTATGTCAATAGCTGATTCTGACAAGATTGTCGAGTATGCTTATGTCCTCAGAAGGAAATTGCGAGCTGAGTAG
- the LOC106346706 gene encoding CASP-like protein 2A1 isoform X2, translating into MSTAKFLTPTSQRSGYSLLSAAIAAMPGSSSTMPRVWTFFCLDQILTYVVLAAGAVSTEVLYLAYKGDDAITWSDACSSFGSFCHKATASVIITFVVVCFYVVLSLISSYKLFTRFDPPATVDSNKNVEVAVFGS; encoded by the exons ATGAGTACGGCGAAGTTTCTTACTCCAACCTCACAGCGTTCAG GCTACTCTCTTCTCTCAGCAGCCATTGCAGCCATGCCTGGTTCTTCTTCCACTATGCCTCGTGTTTGGACCTTCTTCTGTCTCGACCAG ATTCTGACCTACGTGGTTCTTGCTGCTGGAGCTGTGTCTACTGAAGTTCTGTACTTAGCCTACAAAGGAGACGATGCCATTACGTGGAGCGATGCGTGCAGTTCATTTGGCAGTTTCTGCCATAAAGCCACTGCTTCTGTTATAATCACATTCGTTGTGGTTTGCTTTTATGTCGTTCTCTCTCTTATCTCCTCTTATAAGCTCTTTACTCGCTTTGATCCTCCAGCCACCGTTGACTCCAACAAAAACGTCGAAGTTGCTGTCTTTGGAAGTTGA
- the LOC106346716 gene encoding VQ motif-containing protein 1 yields MSRVRSEPMKVVFINTQYVQTDARSFKTVVQELTGKNAIVADGPFEFSGHDYGSKDSSPQFSGGGGREAEGGVETTEFDSFFREMPPVGELYNLWSES; encoded by the coding sequence ATGTCTAGAGTGAGATCTGAGCCGATGAAGGTTGTCTTCATTAACACACAGTACGTCCAGACAGATGCTCGTAGCTTCAAGACGGTTGTTCAAGAACTCACCGGTAAAAACGCCATCGTCGCTGACGGTCCTTTCGAGTTCTCAGGCCATGATTACGGCAGCAAAGACTCGTCACCACAGTTTTCCGGAGGTGGCGGAAGAGAAGCAGAAGGAGGTGTAGAGACGACGGAGTTCGATAGCTTTTTCAGGGAGATGCCTCCGGTCGGCGAATTGTACAATCTATGGTCAGAAAGTTAA
- the LOC106346709 gene encoding glutathione S-transferase U24-like, translating into MAEEVILLDFWASMFGMRTRIALEEKKVKFDYREQDLWNKGSLLLEMNPIHKKIPVLIHNGKPVCESLIQVEYIDETWPGENPFLPSDPYQRAHAKFWADFIDKKVNVTARRIWAIKGEEKEASKELIDIFKTLEAELGDKHYFGGETFGYVDIALIGFYSWFGVYNKFGNMRIETECPTLTAWAQRCLKRESVAKTLPESEKVTTFISQRLGVE; encoded by the exons ATGGCAGAGGAGGTGATACTTCTGGACTTCTGGGCGAGTATGTTTGGGATGAGGACGAGGATCGCTCTGGAGGAGAAAAAAGTCAAGTTCGATTATAGAGAACAAGATTTATGGAATAAAGGCTCCTTGCTCCTCGAGATGAACCCGATTCATAAGAAAATACCGGTTCTCATCCACAATGGTAAACCGGTCTGTGAGTCTCTCATCCAGGTCGAGTACATCGACGAGACTTGGCCCGGTGAAAACCCCTTCCTTCCTTCTGATCCTTATCAAAGAGCTCATGCCAAGTTTTGGGCAGATTTCATCGACAAAAAG GTGAATGTTACGGCGAGGAGGATTTGGGCGATAAAAGGTGAGGAGAAGGAAGCATCCAAGGAGTTAATAGATATATTCAAGACGCTAGAAGCCGAGCTTGGAGACAAGCATTACTTCGGAGGCGAAACGTTTGGGTATGTGGACATAGCTCTCATTGGGTTCTACAGCTGGTTTGGAGTCTACAACAAGTTTGGGAATATGCGTATCGAAACAGAGTGTCCAACGTTGACTGCGTGGGCCCAAAGGTGTTTGAAGAGAGAGAGCGTCGCTAAAACCCTGCCTGAGTCGGAGAAGGTCACTACGTTCATTTCCCAGCGTCTTGGCGTCGAGTAG
- the LOC106346713 gene encoding ribokinase, translating into MIMKGISLSQSNTFHPNIKFNRSNPPPINIINPILRVPRRSLRVISLSVDPSANQNAKPTVKPNAPPLVVVGSANADIYVEIERLPKEGETISAKTGQTLAGGKGANQAACGAKLDYPTYFVGRLGEDAHGKLIAGALGGGSEGCGVRLDHVKSVKDEPTGHAVVMLQSDGQNSIIIVGGANMRGWPEKMSDDELEVVRNAGVVLLQREIPDSINVQVAKAVKKAGVPVILDVGGMDTPIPNELLDSVDILSPNETELSRLTGMPTETFEQISQAVAKCHKLGVKQVLVKLGSKGSALFIEGEKPIQQSIIPAAQVVDTTGAGDTFTAAFAVAMVEGKSHEECLRFAAAAASLCVQVKGAIPSMPDRASVLKLLQSST; encoded by the exons ATGATAATGAAAGGGATTTCACTTTCTCAGTCGAATACTTTCcatccaaacatcaaattcaatCGATCGAATCCTCCTCCGATCAACATTATCAATCCAATCCTCCGCGTTCCGAGAAGATCCCTCCGTGTTATCTCCCTCTCCGTCGACCCATCGGCAAATCAGAACGCTAAACCCACCGTGAAACCAAACGCGCCTCCGCTGGTGGTAGTGGGATCCGCGAACGCCGACATCTACGTGGAGATCGAAAGACTACCCAAGGAAGGGGAGACGATCTCGGCCAAGACAGGGCAAACGCTCGCCGGCGGGAAAGGCGCGAACCAGGCGGCGTGCGGAGCGAAGCTGGATTATCCGACGTACTTCGTCGGTCGTCTGGGAGAGGACGCGCACGGGAAGCTGATCGCAGGTGCGTTGGGGGGTGGGTCGGAAGGGTGTGGAGTTCGCTTGGATCACGTGAAGTCGGTGAAGGACGAGCCGACGGGGCACGCGGTGGTGATGCTGCAATCGGACGGTCAGAACTCGATTATTATTGTTGGTGGTGCTAATATGAGAGGGTGGCCTGAGAAGATGAGCGATGATGAGCTTGAGGTTGTTAGGAATGCTGGTGTTGTGTTGCTTCAAAGAGAGATCCCTGATTCCATCAACGTTCAAGTTGCTAAG GCTGTGAAGAAAGCAGGTGTTCCGGTCATCCTGGACGTGGGAGGAATGGATACGCCCATTCCGAATGAGCTATTGGATTCCGTCGACATCTTGAGCCCGAATGAGACTGAGCTCAGTCGCTTGACCGGAATGCCTACTGAAACTTTTGAACAGATTAGCCAAGCTGTTGCAAAGTGCCATAAGTTG GGAGTTAAGCAAGTTCTAGTGAAACTTGGTTCCAAAGGGTCTGCGTTATTCATAGAAGGGGAAAAACCGATCCAGCAGTCAATTATACCGGCTGCGCAAGTGGTGGATACTACAGGAGCCGGGGATACTTTCACAGCAGCGTTTGCAGTGGCTATGGTAGAGGGCAAGTCACATGAGGAATGCTTGAGATTTGCTG CTGCAGCTGCCTCTCTATGTGTCCAAGTAAAGGGTGCAATACCCAGCATGCCTGATCGAGCATCCGTCTTGAAGCTCCTTCAATCTAGTACTTAA
- the LOC106346714 gene encoding exopolygalacturonase yields the protein MVFQAFIKAWEDACAHSGRNQIYIPRKKFYMSAVMFKGPCKGKTMFFNNGLLLAPLHPKHIKQDAWINFQYVDNLVVTGHGTIDGQGSRSWSSTNFDMNRRLPANMAFDFVRKSRINGLISLNSKSEHLNFFCVDHFNISHVNVTAPRNSPNTDGIKIGMSSNVKIRDSHIGSGDDCIAILSGNTNFDIHNITCGPGHGISVGSLGKHKEEKNVEDITVRDTVFNGTSDGIRFKTWECSVAEITVSGFLYENIKMVDVRHPINIDQKYCPYPPCPKLVSF from the exons ATGGTGTTTCAGGCATTCATAAAAGCGTGGGAAGATGCGTGCGCACATAGTGGAAGAAATCAAATTTACATACCAAGAAAAAAGTTCTATATGAGTGCTGTCATGTTCAAGGGACCATGCAAAGGTAAAACTATGTTCTTCAACAATGGATTATTACTGGCTCCTCTACATCCCAAGCATATCAAACAAGACGCTTGGATAAATTTCCAATACGTCGACAATCTCGTAGTCACCGGCCACGGAACTATCGACGGCCAAGGAAGTCGTTCTTGGTCCTCCACTAACTTCGACATGAATCGTAGACTACCAGCG AACATGGCATTCGATTTCGTGAGAAAATCAAGAATCAATGGACTAATATCACTCAACAGCAAATCGGAACACTTGAACTTCTTCTGCGTAGATCATTTCAACATCTCTCACGTCAACGTAACGGCTCCTAGAAACAGCCCCAACACTGACGGAATCAAGATTGGTATGTCCAGCAACGTTAAGATTCGGGACAGTCACATTGGTTCCGGAGACGATTGTATCGCAATCCTCTCGGGAAACACTAACTTCGATATCCATAACATCACTTGTGGTCCTGGACATGGGATCAGTGTCGGAAGCTTGGGAAAgcacaaagaagaaaagaatgtGGAGGATATTACGGTTAGGGACACGGTTTTCAACGGGACAAGCGACGGTATAAGGTTCAAGACATGGGAATGTTCGGTTGCTGAGATCACAGTTTCGGGATTCTTGTACGAGAATATCAAGATGGTTGATGTCCGACATCCTATCAACATTGATCAGAAGTATTGTCCTTACCCACCCTGCCCGAAATTAGTAAGCTTCTAA